The genome window AACAGTTTTTTCTGGAGTTGGACTTCCAATTCCCCAATATACTTTTAGTTTTCCTGATTTAGCATCGAATGGTACGGTTATTTTTACTGTTTGAATTTGATGATCTTTTAAATAAATTGGAGATCTTTTAATTAGTCTTGCTTTAACTGGAGTTTTGCTTCCAGTAAAATATATGTATTTATTCGCTAAGTTTTTCCCTGAAAGAACTATCGTTTCCCCTGGTTTCGCCTCTTTTGGAAGAGTTAAAATCCATGTATTAAATGCTTTATGTCTCCAACCAATTGTGAATTTTAACTTATTGTTATCCATACCCTTCCAAATACCATTTTTGCAAAATCTATCACTTGCCAAGTGGTAAATAGAAACTCCTGCTGATTCGCCATAGTCATAGTCGGTACAAAAGCCATTTTCAGATTTTTTACAGAGCCAAATACTAGATTGAATAGCAATACAGTTATCTGGATCTAAGACGGCGATGGTGTGACCTGGAAAAGCTAAAATATCACCTGTTTGGGGTTTAAAACCTTGTTTCGTTTTAGGAACGAGATCAAAGTTTTTTAATTGAGACGAACTATCAGAACTTTTATGAGTAAAAGTTCTACTGATTATAGGGGCTGTATTTGATTTTGAGTTGTATGGTAAATGTAGCATATTTATATACAAGTAACGCAGTAAGCGAGTGCAATCGACTCCGTATCTACGCATAAATACAAATTTGTCTTCAGCGCGGTTGTAGCCTTTTTCCCAATTCAAAGAGATTTTTTTTGAAGGATAGGGAATGTTACCATGCATAAGTCTTTTATTTATGATCTGTGCTGAACGCACAAATTCTTGTGCCAAAGGAGAAGGATTTTCAGCTACAAGATTTTCCCATTTTATAGGATATTCTTGTGGACTAGAAAACGAATAAGCGTAAACTACTGATTGAATTATGAATAACTGAAAAAGAAAGAACAGAACTGTTATAATTTTCATTTAGTTAATCTGATATGGCAACGCTCCCTTTTGCCATAATCTTAGCCTTTCTTTGAATTGAGTCCAAATCGATGCAAAGCTCATTTTTGATTTTATTTAAGATATTCAATGTATTATAACTTAAATGAAAAATAATAATGATAATTTTGCTGATAAAGGATGCCCAAGCAAAAAGTTTTCTGTTGGAAGACTTCCGATTCTTCCAGAAAAGGTTCAAGTTAGATTACGAAGTTACTTGAGCAGAATATCTATACAGAGCTTGCTCAAAAGTAATGCTTTCTTTAAACCAGCAGGTTTTATCTTTTAGATCCCTAATATGTTCAACCCATTTTTTGTTTGTTCTTTTTGTAGGCATTTATGAATTTCTAGTTTGGGAAAGAAAAAAGAATTGAAAGGAAATGAAAAAACACCCTCAATTCTATAAAAAAACAAGTTATAACAAAATGTTAAGTAAATAAAGAAAAATATAAAAAACTTTTAACTCCTTTTTTTAAGAAATAAAAATTTAATATGCATAGGAAAACAATTGCCTGAATTTTAAAAATCACACTAGTGCATAATGAAAATCGGGATAAAATAAGCAGTATTTAAATGTCTTAATAACATATAAAATTTAAATTTAGTATTATTAGATAGATAAACAAAAAAATAATGAATATTAATATAAATATAAAAAAATATTAATAAATTTAATGATATTTAATGATAATGTAATTATTTTTAAATAAATTATTGATTTTTATAAATTATATATATATCAAAACTTGGTTTAGTTGATTAAAAAACTATCAAAATTTAACAAAAGGAATAATATGAAATTAAATATCTGTAATTTAAGTGTTTTTTCATTAACCCTCCCATTTTTATTTAGTTGTGGGAATGCGGTGGATAATAGGCGAAAACAGCCTAAAGCTAATGAAAATGTAAATCTTCCAAAGCAAGAACATCCAAATAAAGAGATTCATGAATTTGAAAAAAAAATAACTGAACTTACAGCTGAAAAAGAGAAGTTAAAAAAAGTTATAGAAGATTTAGAAAAAAGTTTATTAAATTCAAATAGTCTTCAAATTGATTATAAAAATAAAATTAAAGAGCTTATAGATAAAACAAAATCAATGCTTGAAGTACATTTTAAATTAGAAAATGATACAAATTTTGATGGCTTGATAGAGATTTTGAATGGTTTTAATTCAATTGTTGATCCTAATAATTATAATTTTGATAATTTATTTACTGCTTTAACTAATTATTTTATCCATTATTTTTTAGTTACTTATAAAGATAAAATAAATGCTGAAGTGACACCGATAATTTATGAACTATTGGATGGAACTAATAAATTAGTTGATTCTAATAAAATTACGGAAAGTAAAGAAAATATTACTGAGAAAATTATTAACGGTAATATAGGCCAAATTATAGAAGAAATTAATCTGAATATTAAAAATATAAATATAAATTTAGAAAATAAAAAAGAAGCTGAAAAACTAGCCGAAAAAAATAAATTGCTAAAAATAATAAAAGATATTAATCTCGATGGAGAAAAATTATTTCCAAATAAAAGACAAGAGGATCTTAAAAAAGAAATTGAAAAAGAAGATTTTATTATAATTTTAAACAAAGAAATTAATAGAATTATTATAAAAATTAAAGAAAAAAATAAATCTGATATTTTAAAAAAATTAGGTATTCCAAGCAATGAATATAATACTTTTAAATTGAATGAATTTGAAAAGAAAATAAGATCAGGAATGGAAACTAATTTTAAGAAAGAAATGCTCGACTATTTAGTTAAGAAAAATATAATCAAAAAAATTGAAGATAAAGAAAGTCATTTTGATGATTTTAAAAACTTACAAGATGCTATTTATTCTTTAAATATTAATGCTTCAGCAAAAGATTTATATCAATTAATAATAGATCATTTATTGTTAGTTAGAAATAGTAAAAATGATGAAATTACTAAATTAAAAGAAGCATTGAATAAAAAAGAAAAAGAAATTGAAAAAATTTCAAAAACAAAGTCAATTTTTTCTGCATTAGAACCTTTTCCAGGAGTGCAGAATATGAATTGTGCAGAAGATGAAAGCTTAACAAAAAATAAAGCTTTGGAGTATTCTGACTTTAATGACAATGGGAATGATCCTAATAAAAAGCCCTATCTTATTGAAATTTCCTCAATAGATAATGATAGAAAATATAATAATTTCAAAAGATCAAAAAATAGAATAAATCAATGTTCTAATAACAAGCTAGATTCAACAATTAATAATGAAATTGTAAATATAGAATTTTTTAAATATAATGATCTTAATTTTAATGATGCTTTTATTATTCATGTTGAAGATAGAATGAAAAAATTATATTCATTTTATTTTTCTGAACCTGTAACTTTTCGTATTCGCTATGAAAAAAGACATTTTACTGGGATGATTGATTCAAAAACTAACGAAAGATATAGTGCAGATATTTACACTAAATTGAATGAATTTGAAAAAGTAAATCTTAATAATGATCAATATAATGAAATGCATGCAATCTTGTTTTCAAGATATTTTTCAAATCAGATTACCCATGGACATAGTTCTATTAGTAATAAATTTTCATTTTTAAATGTTGATGATAAATATGAGTTTTGGCTTGTAGAAAATAATAATTTTTCTGGTCCTTTTAGAAATAATGATCAGTTACAAGATGCGAAGAAATATATGAAAATCGAAATCACGAAACAAACAGGCCTATTTCCAGAAGATATATTTATTAATGCATGCTTTTATTCGAAAATTAATGATAGATTAATAAAAAAATGTTTTAATGAAAATTTTGGAAAAAATATTAATTTAAAACAATATATTGAAGTAAAGACTAATAACTAAAAAGAAATGGTGTTTAAAATGAAAATGAAATTATTTTTCTTGTTTATGTTTTTTCTAAGTGGCAATATTCATGCAAAAAATGTTGATGAAACAAAAAAGTATAAATGTGAGATTGAATTTGATTTAGGAAAGTTTGAAATAAAACAAAAAACAGGTTTAGAAAAATGTTTGCAAAAAATACCTGAAAATGATGTTATAAAGTTGATATATATCATTTCATCTGCAAACCATATTGGTGATGTAAAAAAGAACGAAATATTGGCGCAAAAACGTCTTGCAGCTGCTCGTTCTTTTTTAGACACACAAGCAGATCGTTTTAAATTGGCAGTAACAGAAGAATTATCTATGGGTAGAAACCATGTTCTTGGTAAAAAAGTGCACATTTTAATTCTGACAACTAATAAATTATCACCAGAAATTAGAACAGTTGAAATAGTAAAACCAGTCGAAAAAATTGTGGAAAAGAAAGTTTATATTGAAATAAATAAACCTATTGAAGCAAAAAAAGAAATTCCAAATTATTCTTTTTTTGTTGGATCTAGAATTGCACGCGATATTTTCATGAAAGATGAAATTGCACCCTATTTTTCGTATGGCTTAATTTCAGGCGTTCAATTTTATGCGCATGAGCATGTGAAATATGAAATTGGTTTAAATGCAAACCAGTTAGTAAATGATGACGTTTATTCAATTAGCACGGGATATGTCTTAGCTGGAGCTTATTTGACCAGTTCTAAAAGTGAAGGATTTTTTATTGGGGTTCGTGGATTATCAGGAATTGTAGCAAATCAAATTCGGCAAGCTGATTACGATGGTGGTGGTGAAGGTCGCATTGGATATGAAACCCAAACTATGAGTATCGGATTTGGAATAGGTAGAACCCGTTATACAACAAGAGCTGGACTTGAGTTGGCTTTAAAACTTTAGTTCACCTGATAAGGTAACAATCCTGTTGGGCGTATCCCTATTTTTTCTAGCTTGTGCGCCTTTATCGCTTCAAAAACTATACTCCCCATTGCATTTCTGGTTTCAACCGTTGCACTTCCTAAGTGTGGAAGTATAAAAAGATTTTTTGCTTTTTTTAAATGCTCAGACATAACAGGTTCATTGCAAAAAACATCAAGCCCAGCACCAAATAAGTGATTTTGATTTAAAGCATTTGCTAAAGCCTCTTCATCGATAAGTTCCCCTCTCGCTGTATTAATCACTATTCCTGTTGGTTTTATTTTAGCAATTCTTTCTTTATTTAACCAATTATTTGTTTGTGCATTCAAAGGACAATTTAAAGAAACAATATCTACAGTCTTAAAAAAATCATCTTCATCTAATAAAGTAATGTTGTTACTTTTCTCAGAAAGGTTTTCTTTTGTTTTTTTATGGTTTAATGCATAGCAATTTAAACCAAATGCTTGTGCCCGCTTTGCTAGTGCTTGACCAATTTGGCCAAATCCCACAATCCCTAAATTTTTATTTTTTAAGCTAGTGCCTAAAAGAAAAGTTGGACTCCAGCCAGGGAAATGTGCTGTTTCGTTAAGAATTGAGTATCCTTCGCCAATTCTACGGGAAACGCATAATATTAAAGTCATTGCAATGTCTGCAGTCGCTTCCGCTAAAACGCCGGGAGAATTTGTAACTCTAATTCCTAATTGAGAGGCAAAAGAAATATCAATATGGTTATATCCCACGCCAAAATTGCCAATGTGCGAAATATTTGGAAAGTTTTCCTTAATAGCGATAAGTTCACTTTTTCCAATTTTATCAGTAATACAAGTAACAAAAGAGAAATATTTTTCTAAATTATCAGCTTCTTTTTTAAATTGAACGATGCTCTCAAAAATAGAATTGTTTGGGGTAGAAGGTAACAAATGTCCTTGAATATTGAGCAAAGGATCAGAAAGTGGAATTCCGGGAAAGTTCTGGGTTGAGAGAAAATGGAAGGTGTTTGAAGTTACTGAATTCATTTTTATATTCCCTAAAAATAAGATCTTCTAACTGCGCATAACGCAAATCTTCATCCGAAATAGGAGAGTTTATCTCTATATCACAATAGTTAATCTGATTTTTTAGGATATCATTCAAGTCAAAACTAAAATCCATGTCTTCAAGCATAATTCCTCCTCCAAGTAGTTTTTTTTATTATGGAGTGTTTTTGCTTTTTAATTGGGCAATTTTTTACCGTCCCTGGTAAAAATTTCCTAGCTTGTGTAAAAATTTAGACTAGGAAACTTTTTCCAGGTGTTCTTCTGCATCTGCTTGTGGTTGGTTGCGTTCAGAAAAATATTTTATAATTTCATTTGTATAACCAGACACTTCGGTGGCACAAAATTTACAGGCAACAAAGGTAACATCATCCTCAAACCTATTTCCCTGAGTAAAATCTATCAAATCTAATTGGATTGTATTAACAATATCATTTGTATTTAATGTATCTATGCCTTTTAATTTTTTCATAAGTCTGCGTTCAGAATATTCTCGTTTATTAGAGTTTTTTGCTTCTGTTAAACCGTCAGAGTATAAAAAAATAATATTATTTACCTTAAAATCAATAGTATGAACTTTAAAGGGCTGTTGTTTATTTGTTTTATCAGGGCTTATATAACCTAAACGTTTTCCATTTCCTAATAAAGTTGAAGGAGAAGAAGTATTAGAATCTTTATTGATTAAAAATGGAAAATTTTGAGCTGCATTTGCATAAAGTAATTTTTGTTTGAGCGGATCGATGATAGCACTAAACATAGTCATCATTCGTTCCTCTCCACCTATACTTCTTACTATAACGTCAAGTTCTTCAAGAATGGTTGATGGTTCATCCATATCTCTAGAATAAAGAGAGTCGCAGTAACCTTTCACAGCGGCAGTTAACATAGCACTAGGAGTACCATGCCCTGTTACATCGCCGAGCATAATTAAAATTCTTTTGTTGCTTAAAGGATAAAAATGCCACCAATCGCCGCCACACTCAGAAGCTGATTGGAAAAATGCAGATATTTCAAAGTAACTGACTCTTAAATTATTTGCTTTTGGAATGAAGGATTTTTGCACTATTTTAGTAGTTTCTAATTCATTAGCCATTCTTTGTTGTTCTTTTTCATCCTTAATGAGTTGGATAATTTGTTTTACCATGTAATTAAAATTTACTTTCAAACTTTCAATTTCATCTTTTCCAAAAAATCTATTTTTAAATTCGGTTTCATAAAGTCTATTATTTGCAATTTCCAAACTTGCTCGTTCAAGTTCTTTTATAGGACTGATGATCAAATGATTCACTACTAAAAAGCTAGTTATGACTAAAACAATTCCTAAAATAGAGAATAATATTGAATATTTTATTAATAATTCTTTTGATGCTAAGGAAATATGTTTTGTAGAATAAGTCATTACTAAATAACCAACTTTTAAGTTAGCATATTTTTCTTTTTTGGAATTTTTAAAAAATAAAGGGTACGCTAAAATAAACTTTTCATTCTTTCTGTCTTCTATTTGCAACAAAATACTATTTTTATTGTTGTATTCTATTTTAAATAACTTTTCTTTTTCTTCCTTTGAAATGAGATCTTCAATTACTACGTTAAGAGGTTCTTTTTTTGTGCCTCTAACTAAATATGAGATAGAGTAACCTTGTTCAGAAAATAAGGAAGCAGAAATAACGTTTGAGTTTTTCATTAATTGGTTTAAGGTTGAGTTTATAGTTTTAAAATCTATTTCCCAAAGAGCATTTTCTAATACAGGTATGGCAGAGGTAAATGAAGAAAAATTATTTTTCTTTTCGTAAGATTCCATTTCCTCTCTATTTTCTGAAATTTCATAATATGCAAAAGAACCTGTCACTACTAGAATTATAAAAATCAATGCTGTCGCAATTTTAGCTGTAAGCGGATATTTAATTTTAGCTGTTGCTAATTGCGACATAGAATCCTTTTAAAAAATTTCATTTCTAATAAAAAATTCTATGCGGTTTTCGGATGTCTAGTAATCTACTTTAGGTAGGCAGATAAATGCAAAAGTGCTTCTAGGCGCAATTCTGCTTGGCGTACAGAATTTCCAAAACAATATATTCCATGGTTTTCAAGTAAAAAGGCGCAAATAGGAATTTTTTTCTGCTGACTAAAAAATTGCTCTTCGATAAGCTGGGAAACTTTTTCCATATCCTGATTATTTTTGATTACGGGTAAATAATAATCAGTGTTGTGATCTTTATAACCTAATGCTTTTAATAACTCGTGCCCTGGAAAGATATAAAAACCAAATTTTTCGCAATTTTTACTTTCATCTAAGTTAACACAGTTTTTTTGTAACTGAATGTATTCAAATTCTAAAGCGTGGCAATGAATTACCGCGTTAACATAATCTAAATTTTTATAAACTAAAGCGTGTAGTAATGTTTCATCACTGGGTTTAGGTGCAAGGGGATGAATGGCGTTACCTGTTAACTGAGTTCTAATAAATTGTGAAGAATTTAAATTTCTTTTGTGAATTCCTGACTTAGTAATTAAAAAATGATCTACATTTTTTGTGCGAATGCTGAAATTACTGCTTGTTGCGGGAATTGCATGACGTTTGTCTAAACGTTTTGCTACCTCACACATTTTATTAAGTTCGATGTGTTCTAACGACGACAATGGGTAGAATGATGCATCTTTTATAATTTTCCTATATTGTCTCATTGCTTATCTAACTCTTCTCTAAATAGCTTTATCGTGGAAGTAATTCCTTTGTGATTAGCGAATATACCTGTTCCTGCATTTAAAACAAAATCTTTCCCAAAATCTTTTTTTGCTTCAGGTGCATGCTCAGGTTTTATTCCAGCACTAGGTACAGGAATAGTAGGATTGATTTCCCAATTTTCATTTTTAGCTTGGCAAGAATTGGCAATGTCCACTGCTAAAGGTTTATCAAGACCCAGTTTGCCATAGGGACTCGGAAATAAACTTAAATCGGCTCCAGCTGCACGGATAAATTGAGCTAAAGTAACACGAGGATGAATTGTGCTTGTTGATTCTCGAATACCAAAAGCACCAATTAAAGCTGGATGAGATAAAATGGGGAGATGAGTTAAATTTCTGAGTTGTTGCAAAAATTCAATACCACTTGTCCAAGTATTTATTAATAGAGCTTGTGCTCCTGCATTTTGCAGTTGTTCGATTTGTTCTCTGAAATTTAACGCACAAAATTGAAAATGCACAGCATACAAGGTTTTCAGCCCATTTTTTTCTGCGGTGTTAGCAACTTGTTCAACTCTTTTTAAAGTACTAGAAAAAGCTTCGTCATGTCTAATTTCATCATCTTTTAAAATATGCAACCCTGCCTGAGCAGCTTCCTGATAAAAGGAACAAATTTGTTCATCTGCCATAGCAACATTAGGTTTTAAAATTCCCATCAAAAGGGGATGCGACAAATCTGCCCCAACTTTTTCTTTTAATAAATTCGCATTCCACTTCGGACCTTGCAAAATATTTTTAGCAAAACAATCTTTAGAAAACCATACTGAATTTAATTGAATATTTTCATAAAAACTCATTTTACCGTATAGTATAGTTAATAGCCAAGATAATTTCCCTTGCCAAATATTATGCGGGAAAGCTAAAGTAACAACGTGGGAGCTTTCAGTTCTTTCATAACTCA of Pigmentibacter sp. JX0631 contains these proteins:
- a CDS encoding D-glycerate dehydrogenase, with the protein product MNSVTSNTFHFLSTQNFPGIPLSDPLLNIQGHLLPSTPNNSIFESIVQFKKEADNLEKYFSFVTCITDKIGKSELIAIKENFPNISHIGNFGVGYNHIDISFASQLGIRVTNSPGVLAEATADIAMTLILCVSRRIGEGYSILNETAHFPGWSPTFLLGTSLKNKNLGIVGFGQIGQALAKRAQAFGLNCYALNHKKTKENLSEKSNNITLLDEDDFFKTVDIVSLNCPLNAQTNNWLNKERIAKIKPTGIVINTARGELIDEEALANALNQNHLFGAGLDVFCNEPVMSEHLKKAKNLFILPHLGSATVETRNAMGSIVFEAIKAHKLEKIGIRPTGLLPYQVN
- a CDS encoding SpoIIE family protein phosphatase, whose protein sequence is MSQLATAKIKYPLTAKIATALIFIILVVTGSFAYYEISENREEMESYEKKNNFSSFTSAIPVLENALWEIDFKTINSTLNQLMKNSNVISASLFSEQGYSISYLVRGTKKEPLNVVIEDLISKEEKEKLFKIEYNNKNSILLQIEDRKNEKFILAYPLFFKNSKKEKYANLKVGYLVMTYSTKHISLASKELLIKYSILFSILGIVLVITSFLVVNHLIISPIKELERASLEIANNRLYETEFKNRFFGKDEIESLKVNFNYMVKQIIQLIKDEKEQQRMANELETTKIVQKSFIPKANNLRVSYFEISAFFQSASECGGDWWHFYPLSNKRILIMLGDVTGHGTPSAMLTAAVKGYCDSLYSRDMDEPSTILEELDVIVRSIGGEERMMTMFSAIIDPLKQKLLYANAAQNFPFLINKDSNTSSPSTLLGNGKRLGYISPDKTNKQQPFKVHTIDFKVNNIIFLYSDGLTEAKNSNKREYSERRLMKKLKGIDTLNTNDIVNTIQLDLIDFTQGNRFEDDVTFVACKFCATEVSGYTNEIIKYFSERNQPQADAEEHLEKVS
- a CDS encoding class II aldolase/adducin family protein, whose translation is MRQYRKIIKDASFYPLSSLEHIELNKMCEVAKRLDKRHAIPATSSNFSIRTKNVDHFLITKSGIHKRNLNSSQFIRTQLTGNAIHPLAPKPSDETLLHALVYKNLDYVNAVIHCHALEFEYIQLQKNCVNLDESKNCEKFGFYIFPGHELLKALGYKDHNTDYYLPVIKNNQDMEKVSQLIEEQFFSQQKKIPICAFLLENHGIYCFGNSVRQAELRLEALLHLSAYLK
- a CDS encoding RuBisCO large subunit C-terminal-like domain-containing protein — its product is MDLNIQRKELLSPLGNEPHAFAKFVINAAQYPTSIIEEIAIGQTLGAWEEQFVKKSVLIEKVAKIVSYERTESSHVVTLAFPHNIWQGKLSWLLTILYGKMSFYENIQLNSVWFSKDCFAKNILQGPKWNANLLKEKVGADLSHPLLMGILKPNVAMADEQICSFYQEAAQAGLHILKDDEIRHDEAFSSTLKRVEQVANTAEKNGLKTLYAVHFQFCALNFREQIEQLQNAGAQALLINTWTSGIEFLQQLRNLTHLPILSHPALIGAFGIRESTSTIHPRVTLAQFIRAAGADLSLFPSPYGKLGLDKPLAVDIANSCQAKNENWEINPTIPVPSAGIKPEHAPEAKKDFGKDFVLNAGTGIFANHKGITSTIKLFREELDKQ